The Cryptococcus depauperatus CBS 7841 chromosome 7, complete sequence genome window below encodes:
- a CDS encoding V-type proton ATPase proteolipid subunit, with the protein MPNSLHLLSIVVLSSFRAICISHSLSYFSVLFYYNSSPSSVMSTVSELCPVYAPFFGAMGCTSAIVFTCIGAAYGTAKSGVGISAMAVLRPDLMMKCAIPVVMAGIIGIYGLVVSVLISGNLASPMPLYTGFIQLGAGLSVGLAGLAAGFAIGIVGDAGVRGTAQQPRLFVGMILILIFAEVLGLYGLIVALILNTNSTVDYTCSIAA; encoded by the exons ATGCCGAATTCCCTTCACCTGCTGTCCATCGTTGTTCTGTCATCATTTCGAGCCATTTGCATATCTCATTCTTTGAGTTATTTTTCTGTTCTATTCTATTACAATAG CTCGCCCTCATCAGTCATGTCTACCGTCTCAGAGCTTTGTCCCGTCTACGCTCCCTTCTTTGGCGCCATGGGGTGTACTAGCGCCATCGTATTCACCTGTATTGGTGCCGC CTACGGTACAGCTAAATCCGGTGTCGGTATCTCTGCCATGGCTGTACTCCGTCCGgatttgatgatgaaaTGTGCAATTCCCGTTGTCATGGCTGGTATTATTGGTATC TATGGCTTGGTTGTTTCCGTTCTAATCTCTGGCAACC TTGCTTCCCCTATGCCCCTCTACACTGGCTTCATTCAGCTTGGTGCGGGTCTTTCTGTTGGCCTTGCTGGTCTAGCTGCAGGTTTTGCTATTGGAATTGTCGGCGATGCTGGTGTTCGAGGAACCGCACAACAGCCTAGGTTGTTTGTTGGTATG ATTCTTATCCTCATTTTTGCTGAAGTTTTGGGTCTTTATGGCCTCATCGTTGCTCTTATTCTCAACACCAATTCTACTGTCGACTACAct TGCTCTATCGCCGCGTAA
- a CDS encoding adenylate kinase, with translation MPGNSEVEHLKGLVSQLQDKIHQLEKSTSDSVSSTLESAKAAFSSSPSKAPRMVLIGPPGAGKGTQAPNISTKYCICHLATGDMLRDQVAKQTALGKEAKKIMDQGGLVSDEIMVGMIKEELSKNRQCKNGFILDGFPRTVPQASKLDAMLAESKQAIDHAVELKIPDALLISRITGRLVHPASGRSYHKEFNPPKKPMTDDITGEPLIQRSDDNVGTLKRRLATYHAQTGPVVEYYKETGVWTAVDAAQSPKLVWGSISRILEIPRD, from the exons ATGCCTGGTAACTCTGAAGTGGAACACCTCAAGGGGCTTGTGTCTCAGCTCCAGGATAAGATTCACCAGCTCGAAAAATCCACTTCTGATTCGGTCTCTTCCACTCTAGAGTCTGCCAAGGCTgcattttcttcctcccCATCTAAGGCTCCGAGAATGGTCTTGATCGGCCCTCCTGGAGCTGGAAAAGGTACCCAGGCACCCAACATCTCAACCAAATACTGCATCTGTCATCTTGCTACAGGCGACATGCTCAGAGATCAGGTAGCTAAGCAGACTGCTCTAGGTAAAGAAGCCAAGAAGATTATGGACCAGGGTGGTTTGGTCAGTGATGAGATTATGGTTGGCATGATCAAGGAGGAACTGTCAAAGAACAGGCAATGTAAAAACGG ATTTATCCTTGATGGTTTCCCCCGAACAGTCCCTCAAGCTTCCAAACTTGATGCTATGCTTGCCGAGTCAAAACAAGCCATTGACCATGCAGTTGAACTCAAGATTCCTGACGCATTGTTAATTTCTCGAATCACTGGCCGACTGGTACATCCTGCCTCAGGTCGATCTTACCACAAGGAGT TCAATCCACCCAAAAAACCTATGACCGATGATATCACCGGCGAGCCCCTCATTCAGCGTTCCGATGACAATGTTGGAACTCTTAAACGTCGTCTTGCTACCTACCACGCCCAAACTGGTCCTGTGGTAGAGTACTACAAAGAAACCGGTGTTTGGACCGCAGTAGATGCTGCTCAGAGCCCCAAGTTAGTCTGGGGGAGTATCAGCAGGATCCTGGAGATCCCGAGAGACTAG
- a CDS encoding ubiquinone biosynthesis protein COQ4, mitochondrial: MRHSLYLLNRATNYPGHIPLSFAQNALLAVGSGVVGVLDVSRGDLIASLSESTASTFLPALHSKMKMTPEGRQVMKDRPDISSKTIEGLKSLKRGTLGREYVEWMGEGGFEPENRGPVRYIDSPTLAYTMFRYRQTHDLYHTLFSLPPTLPHELSLKVLEFSNMNLPVALLSSIFGPLRLKRKQAWVRDWVPWALRTGREGRVLVGVYWEKRWEQGIGELRRELGVKRNDGEGVETRWKGYQEIRELERELRRKGEWVDEPEEW, from the exons ATGCGTCActctctttatcttttaaaTCGCGCAACAAACTATCCAGGTCACATTCCACTTTCATTTGCTCAAAATGCTCTCCTCGCAGTGGGCTCGGGAGTGGTTGGTGTACTCGACGTCTCTAGAGGCGATCTCATCGCTTCTCTATCAGAATCGACAGCCAGTACCTTCTTACCTGCTCTACACagcaagatgaagatgactCCAGAGGGAAGGCAGGTAATGAAGGATCGTCCCGACATATCATCCAAGACAATTGAAGGCCTGAAGAGTCTCAAGCGAGGGACTTTGGGACGTGAGTATGTGGAATGGATGGGTGAAGGAGGATTTGAGCCTGAGAATCGTGGTCCT GTACGTTATATTGATTCTCCAACTCTGGCATATACCATGTTTCGGTACCGCCAAACTCACGACCTTTACCacactcttttctctcttccgCCAACTTTACCGCATGAACTTTCCCTCAAAGTGCTCGAATTCTCAAATATGAATCTCCCTGTCGCTCTCCTGTCTTCCATATTTGGAcctttgagattgaaacGCAAGCAGGCATGGGTAAGAGATTGGGTTCCTTGGGCACTTCGGACGGGGCGAGAAGGGCGAGTTTTGGTCGGTGTTTATtgggagaagagatgggaaCAAGGTATAGGAGAGCTCAGAAGGGAATTGGGGGTGAAAAGGAATGATGGAGAAGGCGTTGAaacgagatggaaaggttACCAAGAAATCAGAGAGTTGGAAAGAGaattgagaagaaaaggtgaaTGGGTTGACGAGCCAGAAGAATGGTGA